One Serpentinicella alkaliphila DNA segment encodes these proteins:
- a CDS encoding DUF805 domain-containing protein — protein sequence MYWYFEVLKKYSDFEGRARRKEYWMFVLIDALIRLALSIVDFNLFGTPMDKFGPIIALYSIILFLPSLAVSIRRLHDVGKSGWMLLVLLIPIIGIIWIFILDIMDSEPDDNKYGPNPKEFYDSAI from the coding sequence ATGTATTGGTATTTTGAGGTTCTAAAAAAATATTCCGATTTCGAAGGAAGAGCAAGAAGAAAAGAGTATTGGATGTTTGTATTAATCGATGCTTTAATACGTTTAGCCCTATCTATAGTAGATTTTAATTTGTTTGGTACCCCTATGGATAAGTTTGGACCAATAATAGCTTTATACAGCATTATATTATTTCTTCCAAGTCTTGCGGTATCTATTAGAAGGCTTCATGATGTAGGTAAAAGTGGATGGATGCTATTAGTTCTATTAATCCCTATAATAGGCATTATTTGGATATTTATATTAGATATTATGGATAGTGAACCAGACGATAACAAATATGGGCCAAATCCAAAGGAATTTTACGATAGTGCTATCTAA
- a CDS encoding GGDEF domain-containing protein, with the protein MEIFIGDISKPIRTLFISSIGKDANELFEMNKNLEGIVTIDKDFKPQGLITRTQFYQKLGTRYGYDLYMQRPINLLMDEQPLIVDNFKSILEVSNLAMSRKQEKLYDYIIVTRDDIYSGVVSIKDLLLKITEIQVSIARFENPLTGLPGNIVIKEKLTEILKSEEFSVLYFDLDNFKAFNDVYGFKDGDEVIRNTAHLITSAIQKIGNGNAFAGHIGGDDFISILKCHEVDSICMDIIEQFHAIINIFYKEEHLKSGYIISKNRKGTKQKFPLLSLSIAVVTNKSKEFYSVDEIIKEAVTTKEKCKSIIGSCYCIDGIF; encoded by the coding sequence ATGGAAATATTCATTGGTGATATATCAAAACCAATACGTACTCTATTCATTAGTAGTATTGGTAAGGATGCAAATGAGCTGTTTGAAATGAATAAAAATCTAGAAGGTATAGTTACAATAGACAAGGACTTTAAACCTCAAGGATTAATTACACGTACACAATTTTATCAAAAATTAGGAACAAGATATGGATATGACCTTTACATGCAGCGTCCAATCAATCTACTAATGGATGAGCAACCTTTAATTGTAGACAACTTTAAGTCAATTTTAGAGGTAAGTAATTTGGCAATGAGTAGAAAACAGGAAAAGCTTTATGATTATATAATTGTTACAAGAGATGATATATATTCAGGTGTTGTTAGTATTAAAGATTTATTATTAAAAATTACTGAAATACAAGTATCAATTGCTAGGTTTGAAAATCCTCTTACGGGACTACCGGGTAATATAGTTATAAAGGAAAAGCTTACGGAAATATTAAAAAGCGAAGAGTTTTCTGTACTTTATTTTGATTTGGATAATTTTAAGGCATTTAACGATGTTTATGGATTTAAAGACGGCGATGAGGTTATTCGTAATACAGCACATTTAATAACCTCTGCTATACAAAAGATTGGAAATGGAAATGCCTTTGCAGGCCATATAGGTGGAGATGATTTTATTTCAATTTTAAAATGCCATGAAGTTGATTCTATATGTATGGATATAATCGAACAGTTCCATGCTATAATAAATATATTTTACAAGGAAGAACATCTAAAAAGTGGATATATAATTTCAAAAAACCGAAAGGGAACAAAACAAAAGTTTCCACTGCTATCTTTATCAATAGCAGTGGTTACAAATAAATCTAAAGAGTTTTATTCTGTTGATGAAATTATTAAAGAAGCTGTGACTACTAAGGAAAAATGCAAATCCATAATCGGAAGCTGCTACTGTATAGATGGCATTTTTTAA